A DNA window from Arachis duranensis cultivar V14167 chromosome 3, aradu.V14167.gnm2.J7QH, whole genome shotgun sequence contains the following coding sequences:
- the LOC107479129 gene encoding uncharacterized protein LOC107479129: MVTIAAANATKRIETYEEFAKVHAILLAASGLPESLHRRLFQKLSAECFDGGNYFQIEPCEEGRQRLLVLTAESMAKHSDVFLVDHAWTFRLTDAYKQLHEVPGLAERMGALMCVDINLNAEGEDDGALSDTRGSVTEVLESEVREAKEKSDGKLRWLELEGLDINDEMLLSLELPTGFPDLVALSLLGNKLNRVETIVQEVSKFKQLKGLWLNNNPVLEKGDSELVDALLKELPELEIYNSTFTSNFGEWALGFCAGIYEKDNPGNVDQASTPLQSVSTLDLSNRNIHSLINKAFTPNCLPSLSCLNIRGNPLEQNSIGGLLDLLRTFPSLCSLEVDIPGPLGGSAVEILESLPNISQLNGISASKIWETGKHVIDSVLLPRLPEWTADDPLADRIVNAMWQYLMTYRLANEEKLDETSVWYVMDELGSALRHSDEPNFRVAPFLFMPDGTLASAVSFSILWPTQNVIKGDECTRDFLLGIGEDRQRSARLTAWFHTPENYFVQEYEKHNQKLQSRSLTLPKVQSSETRSIRHHDGRALRVYTDIPHVEENLTHPDFVITKEPKDADIIWTSEQVDEEMKKATGITDHQYINQFPFEACLVMKHHLAETIQKAHGSPQWLQPTYNLETHLSQLIGDYHVRKRKGLDNLWILKPWNMARTIDTTVTDNLPSIIRLMETGPKICQKYIEEPALFQGKKFDLRYIVLVRSMNPLEIFLSDCFWVRIANNKYSLDRSSFFEYETHFTVMNYRGRINFKNTKDFVREFEEEHQVKWSDIHTRVRNMILSVFESAAVVHPEMHSTKSRAIYGVDVMLDRYFQPKILEVTYCPDCTRACKYDMEIVVGDGGVAKGCDFFNNVFRCLFLNEISQVSPLYYKHN; encoded by the exons ATGGTAACAATTGCTGCAGCCAACGCCACCAAGAGAATAGAGACTTACGAGGAGTTCGCAAAAGTACACGCCATACTCCTCGCTGCTTCGGGCTTGCCCGAGTCCCTCCACCGCCGCCTCTTCCAGAAGCTCTCCGCCGAGTGCTTCGACGGCGGTAACTACTTCCAGATCGAGCCATGCGAGGAAGGCCGCCAGAGGCTCCTCGTCCTCACCGCGGAATCCATGGCAAAGCACTCCGACGTCTTCCTCGTCGACCATGCTTGGACCTTCAGACTCACCGATGCTTACAAGCAG CTGCATGAGGTTCCGGGATTGGCGGAGAGGATGGGGGCGTTGATGTGTGTGGATATTAATTTGAATGCAGAGGGAGAAGATGATGGAGCTTTGAGTGATACACGTGGCAGTGTTACAGAGGTTCTGGAGAGTGAGGTTCGAGAAGCAAAAGAGAAAAGTGATGGTAAGTTGAGGTGGTTGGAGCTTGAGGGGCTTGATATAAATGATGAGATGCTCTTGTCTCTCGAATTACCAACTGGATTTCCG GATTTAGTGGCCCTTAGCCTGCTTGGAAACAAGCTCAATAGAGTGGAAACAATTGTTCAGGAAGTTAGCAAATTTAAACAACTTAAAGGACTCTGGCTGAACAATAACCCGGTTCTAGAAAAAGG TGATAGTGAACTTGTGGATGCACTTCTTAAGGAGTTGCCAGAACTGGAAATTTATAATTCAACTTTCACAAGCAATTTTGGGGAATGGGCCTTGGGGTTCTGTGCAGGGATATATGAAAAGGATAACCCAGGAAATGTTGATCAGGCTAGTACTCCGTTGCAGAGTGTGTCAACTCTTGATCTTTCAAATAGAAATATTCACAGTTTAATCAACAAG GCATTTACACCCAATTGTTTGCCATCTCTTTCATGCCTGAATATTCGTGGAAATCCATTGGAGCAAAACTCAATTGGTGGCTTATTAGATCTATTAAGGACATTCCCTTCATTGTGTTCTTTGGAG GTGGATATTCCTGGTCCACTTGGAGGAAGTGCCGTTGAAATCCTGGAATCACTTCCTAACATTTCCCAGCTAAATGGCATCAGTGCATCAAAAATATGGGAAACTGGAAAGCATGTTATAGATTCAGTGCTTCTTCCTCGTCTTCCGGAGTGGACTGCTGATGACCCTCTTGCTGATCGTATTGTAAATGCAATGTGGCAATATCTAATGACATATAGACTTGCtaatgaagaaaaattagatgAGACTTCTGTTTG GTATGTGATGGATGAACTGGGTTCGGCTTTGCGGCATAGTGATGAACCAAATTTCAGAGTGGCACCTTTTCTTTTCATGCCTGATGGTACTTTGGCATCAGCTGTGAG CTTTTCTATTCTGTGGCCAACACAGAACGTTATAAAAGGTGATGAATGCACTCGTGATTTTCTACTTGGTATTGGGGAGGATAGACAACGTTCTGCCAGACTTACTGCCTGGTTCCACACACCAGAGAACTATTTTGTCCAA GAGTATGAGAAGCACAATCAGAAATTGCAATCCAGAAGCTTAACATTACCCAAGGTGCAGTCTTCTGAGACTAGAAGCATTCGTCATCATGATGGTCGTGCTTTACGTGTCTACACAGATATACCGCACGTGGAGGAAAACTTGACACATCCTGATTTTGTAATCA CAAAGGAACCAAAAGATGCAGATATAATATGGACAAGTGAGCAGGTAGATGAAGAGATGAAGAAAGCTACAGGAATAACAGATCATCAATACATCAACCAATTTCCATTTGAGGCATGTCTTGTAATGAAACATCATTTGGCAGAGACAATTCAGAAG GCACATGGATCTCCTCAATGGCTGCAGCCTACTTATAACCTTGAAACACATCTGTCTCAACTTATTGGTGACTATCACGTACGCAAAAGAAAAGGACTAGACAACCTTTGGATCTTAAAACCTTGGAACATGGCCCGAACTATTGATACAACTGTAACTGATAACTTACCTTCGATTATCCGGCTCATGGAAACAGGTCCAAAGATTTGCCAGAAGTATATTGAAGAACCTGCTTTGTTCCAGGGGAAAAAGTTTGATCTCCGTTACATCGTATTGGTCCGGAGCATGAATCCTTTGGAGATATTCCTGTCAGATTGTTTCTGG GTTAGGATAGCCAATAATAAATATTCTCTGGACAGAAGTAGTTTTTTTGAGTATGAAACTCACTTCACCGTTATG AATTATCGTGGAAGAATAAATTTCAAGAATACTAAAGATTTTGTGAGGGAATTTGAGGAAGAGCATCAAG TTAAATGGTCAGATATACATACTCGAGTAAGAAACATGATTCTATCTGTATTCGAGTCGGCTGCTGTTGTACATCCAGAGATGCATAGTACAAAATCAAGGGCCATTTATGGTGTAGATGTCATGTTGGACAGATATTTCCAACCAAAGATACTTGAG GTGACATACTGTCCGGACTGTACTCGAGCATGCAAATACGACATGGAGATTGTGGTAGGAGACGGAGGTGTTGCCAAGGGGTGTGATTTTTTCAACAATGTGTTTAGGTGTCTCTTTTTGAATGAGATTTCACAGGTTAGCCCGTTGTATTACAAGCATAATTAG